A stretch of the Vigna radiata var. radiata cultivar VC1973A chromosome 9, Vradiata_ver6, whole genome shotgun sequence genome encodes the following:
- the LOC106773167 gene encoding common plant regulatory factor 1-like isoform X3, translated as MGNSEEGKSVKTGSPSSPATTANQTYQPNIHVYPDWAAMQYYGPRVNVPPYFNSTVASGHAPHPFMWGPPQPMMPPYGPPYAAFYPPGGVYTHPAVAIGPHSHGQGVPSPPAAGTPSSVDSPTKLSGNTDQGLMKKLKGFDGLAMSIGNCNAESAELGAENRLSQSVDTEGSSDGSDGNTAGANQTKMKRSREETSTTADGEGKTETQDGPISKETASSKIVVPATPASIAGKFVGPVISSGMTTALELRNSLTVHSKENLTSAPQPCAAVPPEAWIQNERELKRERRKQSNRESARRSRLRKQAETEELARKVEMLTAENVSLKSEITKLTEGSEQMRMENSALREKLINTQLGQREEIILESIDSKRSTPVSTENLLSRVNNSSSNDRSADNESDFCENKPNSGAKLHQLLDTNPRADAVAAG; from the exons ATGGGAAACAGTGAGGAAGGGAAATCTGTTAAAACTGGAAGTCCTTCTTCACCAGCAACAACT GCCAATCAGACATATCAGCCTAACATTCATGTCTATCCTGATTGGGCTGCCATGCAG TATTATGGGCCAAGAGTCAACGTTCCTCCATACTTCAACTCAACTGTGGCTTCTGGTCATGCTCCACACCCATTCATGTGGGGTCCGCCACAG CCTATGATGCCACCTTATGGGCCACCATATGCAGCATTTTATCCTCCTGGTGGAGTTTATACTCACCCTGCAGTTGCTATT GGGCCACATTCACACGGCCAGGGAGTTCCATCTCCACCTGct GCTGGGACTCCTTCAAGTGTGGATTCACCGACAAAATTATCTGGAAATACTGATCAGGGGTtaatgaagaaattgaaaggaTTTGATGGGCTTGCAATGTCAATAGGCAATTGCAATGCAGAGAGTGCTGAGCTTGGAGCTGAAAACAGGCTGTCACAGAG TGTGGATACTGAGGGTTCTAGCGATGGAAGTGATGGCAACACTGCAGGG GCtaatcaaacaaaaatgaaaagaagccGAGAGGAAACATCAACCACTG CAGATGGAGAAGGGAAAACTGAGACACAAGATGGCCCAATTTCCAAAGAGACTGCATCTTCGAAAATAGTTGTGCCTGCTACCCCAGCTAGTATTGCAGGAAAGTTTGTAGGTCCTGTAATTTCTTCAGGTATGACCACAGCATTGGAGCTTAGGAACTCTTTGACTGTTCATTCTAAGGAAAATCTCACGAGTGCCCCACAACCTTGTGCAGCTGTGCCTCCTGAAGCTTGGATACAG AATGAGCGTGAGTTGAAACGGGAGAGGAGGAAACAATCTAACCGTGAATCTGCTAGAAGGTCCAGGCTGAGGAAGCAG GCCGAGACTGAAGAATTGGCCCGAAAAGTTGAGATGTTAACTGCTGAAAATGTGTCACTGAAGTCAGAAATAACTAAATTGACTGAAGGTTCTGAGCAGATGAGGATGGAAAATTCTGCATTGAGG GAAAAACTGATAAATACTCAACTGGGACAAAGGGAAGAGATAATTTTGGAAAGCATTGACAGCAAGAGGTCTACACCAGTAAGTACTGAGAACCTGCTATCAAGAGTTAATAATTCCAGTTCTAACGATAGAAGTGCAGACAATGAGAGTGATTTCTGTGAGAACAAACCAAATTCTGGTGCAAAGCTGCATCAACTACTGGATACAAATCCTAGAGCTGATGCTGTTGCTGCTGGGTGA
- the LOC106773167 gene encoding common plant regulatory factor 1-like isoform X6, which translates to MGNSEEGKSVKTGSPSSPATTDQANQTYQPNIHVYPDWAAMQYYGPRVNVPPYFNSTVASGHAPHPFMWGPPQPMMPPYGPPYAAFYPPGGVYTHPAVAIGPHSHGQGVPSPPAAGTPSSVDSPTKLSGNTDQGLMKKLKGFDGLAMSIGNCNAESAELGAENRLSQSVDTEGSSDGSDGNTAGANQTKMKRSREETSTTDGEGKTETQDGPISKETASSKIVVPATPASIAGKFVGPVISSAVPPEAWIQNERELKRERRKQSNRESARRSRLRKQAETEELARKVEMLTAENVSLKSEITKLTEGSEQMRMENSALREKLINTQLGQREEIILESIDSKRSTPVSTENLLSRVNNSSSNDRSADNESDFCENKPNSGAKLHQLLDTNPRADAVAAG; encoded by the exons ATGGGAAACAGTGAGGAAGGGAAATCTGTTAAAACTGGAAGTCCTTCTTCACCAGCAACAACT GATCAGGCCAATCAGACATATCAGCCTAACATTCATGTCTATCCTGATTGGGCTGCCATGCAG TATTATGGGCCAAGAGTCAACGTTCCTCCATACTTCAACTCAACTGTGGCTTCTGGTCATGCTCCACACCCATTCATGTGGGGTCCGCCACAG CCTATGATGCCACCTTATGGGCCACCATATGCAGCATTTTATCCTCCTGGTGGAGTTTATACTCACCCTGCAGTTGCTATT GGGCCACATTCACACGGCCAGGGAGTTCCATCTCCACCTGct GCTGGGACTCCTTCAAGTGTGGATTCACCGACAAAATTATCTGGAAATACTGATCAGGGGTtaatgaagaaattgaaaggaTTTGATGGGCTTGCAATGTCAATAGGCAATTGCAATGCAGAGAGTGCTGAGCTTGGAGCTGAAAACAGGCTGTCACAGAG TGTGGATACTGAGGGTTCTAGCGATGGAAGTGATGGCAACACTGCAGGG GCtaatcaaacaaaaatgaaaagaagccGAGAGGAAACATCAACCACTG ATGGAGAAGGGAAAACTGAGACACAAGATGGCCCAATTTCCAAAGAGACTGCATCTTCGAAAATAGTTGTGCCTGCTACCCCAGCTAGTATTGCAGGAAAGTTTGTAGGTCCTGTAATTTCTTCAG CTGTGCCTCCTGAAGCTTGGATACAG AATGAGCGTGAGTTGAAACGGGAGAGGAGGAAACAATCTAACCGTGAATCTGCTAGAAGGTCCAGGCTGAGGAAGCAG GCCGAGACTGAAGAATTGGCCCGAAAAGTTGAGATGTTAACTGCTGAAAATGTGTCACTGAAGTCAGAAATAACTAAATTGACTGAAGGTTCTGAGCAGATGAGGATGGAAAATTCTGCATTGAGG GAAAAACTGATAAATACTCAACTGGGACAAAGGGAAGAGATAATTTTGGAAAGCATTGACAGCAAGAGGTCTACACCAGTAAGTACTGAGAACCTGCTATCAAGAGTTAATAATTCCAGTTCTAACGATAGAAGTGCAGACAATGAGAGTGATTTCTGTGAGAACAAACCAAATTCTGGTGCAAAGCTGCATCAACTACTGGATACAAATCCTAGAGCTGATGCTGTTGCTGCTGGGTGA
- the LOC106773167 gene encoding common plant regulatory factor 1-like isoform X1, whose product MGNSEEGKSVKTGSPSSPATTDQANQTYQPNIHVYPDWAAMQYYGPRVNVPPYFNSTVASGHAPHPFMWGPPQPMMPPYGPPYAAFYPPGGVYTHPAVAIGPHSHGQGVPSPPAAGTPSSVDSPTKLSGNTDQGLMKKLKGFDGLAMSIGNCNAESAELGAENRLSQSVDTEGSSDGSDGNTAGANQTKMKRSREETSTTADGEGKTETQDGPISKETASSKIVVPATPASIAGKFVGPVISSGMTTALELRNSLTVHSKENLTSAPQPCAAVPPEAWIQNERELKRERRKQSNRESARRSRLRKQAETEELARKVEMLTAENVSLKSEITKLTEGSEQMRMENSALREKLINTQLGQREEIILESIDSKRSTPVSTENLLSRVNNSSSNDRSADNESDFCENKPNSGAKLHQLLDTNPRADAVAAG is encoded by the exons ATGGGAAACAGTGAGGAAGGGAAATCTGTTAAAACTGGAAGTCCTTCTTCACCAGCAACAACT GATCAGGCCAATCAGACATATCAGCCTAACATTCATGTCTATCCTGATTGGGCTGCCATGCAG TATTATGGGCCAAGAGTCAACGTTCCTCCATACTTCAACTCAACTGTGGCTTCTGGTCATGCTCCACACCCATTCATGTGGGGTCCGCCACAG CCTATGATGCCACCTTATGGGCCACCATATGCAGCATTTTATCCTCCTGGTGGAGTTTATACTCACCCTGCAGTTGCTATT GGGCCACATTCACACGGCCAGGGAGTTCCATCTCCACCTGct GCTGGGACTCCTTCAAGTGTGGATTCACCGACAAAATTATCTGGAAATACTGATCAGGGGTtaatgaagaaattgaaaggaTTTGATGGGCTTGCAATGTCAATAGGCAATTGCAATGCAGAGAGTGCTGAGCTTGGAGCTGAAAACAGGCTGTCACAGAG TGTGGATACTGAGGGTTCTAGCGATGGAAGTGATGGCAACACTGCAGGG GCtaatcaaacaaaaatgaaaagaagccGAGAGGAAACATCAACCACTG CAGATGGAGAAGGGAAAACTGAGACACAAGATGGCCCAATTTCCAAAGAGACTGCATCTTCGAAAATAGTTGTGCCTGCTACCCCAGCTAGTATTGCAGGAAAGTTTGTAGGTCCTGTAATTTCTTCAGGTATGACCACAGCATTGGAGCTTAGGAACTCTTTGACTGTTCATTCTAAGGAAAATCTCACGAGTGCCCCACAACCTTGTGCAGCTGTGCCTCCTGAAGCTTGGATACAG AATGAGCGTGAGTTGAAACGGGAGAGGAGGAAACAATCTAACCGTGAATCTGCTAGAAGGTCCAGGCTGAGGAAGCAG GCCGAGACTGAAGAATTGGCCCGAAAAGTTGAGATGTTAACTGCTGAAAATGTGTCACTGAAGTCAGAAATAACTAAATTGACTGAAGGTTCTGAGCAGATGAGGATGGAAAATTCTGCATTGAGG GAAAAACTGATAAATACTCAACTGGGACAAAGGGAAGAGATAATTTTGGAAAGCATTGACAGCAAGAGGTCTACACCAGTAAGTACTGAGAACCTGCTATCAAGAGTTAATAATTCCAGTTCTAACGATAGAAGTGCAGACAATGAGAGTGATTTCTGTGAGAACAAACCAAATTCTGGTGCAAAGCTGCATCAACTACTGGATACAAATCCTAGAGCTGATGCTGTTGCTGCTGGGTGA
- the LOC106773167 gene encoding common plant regulatory factor 1-like isoform X4 → MGNSEEGKSVKTGSPSSPATTANQTYQPNIHVYPDWAAMQYYGPRVNVPPYFNSTVASGHAPHPFMWGPPQPMMPPYGPPYAAFYPPGGVYTHPAVAIGPHSHGQGVPSPPAAGTPSSVDSPTKLSGNTDQGLMKKLKGFDGLAMSIGNCNAESAELGAENRLSQSVDTEGSSDGSDGNTAGANQTKMKRSREETSTTDGEGKTETQDGPISKETASSKIVVPATPASIAGKFVGPVISSGMTTALELRNSLTVHSKENLTSAPQPCAAVPPEAWIQNERELKRERRKQSNRESARRSRLRKQAETEELARKVEMLTAENVSLKSEITKLTEGSEQMRMENSALREKLINTQLGQREEIILESIDSKRSTPVSTENLLSRVNNSSSNDRSADNESDFCENKPNSGAKLHQLLDTNPRADAVAAG, encoded by the exons ATGGGAAACAGTGAGGAAGGGAAATCTGTTAAAACTGGAAGTCCTTCTTCACCAGCAACAACT GCCAATCAGACATATCAGCCTAACATTCATGTCTATCCTGATTGGGCTGCCATGCAG TATTATGGGCCAAGAGTCAACGTTCCTCCATACTTCAACTCAACTGTGGCTTCTGGTCATGCTCCACACCCATTCATGTGGGGTCCGCCACAG CCTATGATGCCACCTTATGGGCCACCATATGCAGCATTTTATCCTCCTGGTGGAGTTTATACTCACCCTGCAGTTGCTATT GGGCCACATTCACACGGCCAGGGAGTTCCATCTCCACCTGct GCTGGGACTCCTTCAAGTGTGGATTCACCGACAAAATTATCTGGAAATACTGATCAGGGGTtaatgaagaaattgaaaggaTTTGATGGGCTTGCAATGTCAATAGGCAATTGCAATGCAGAGAGTGCTGAGCTTGGAGCTGAAAACAGGCTGTCACAGAG TGTGGATACTGAGGGTTCTAGCGATGGAAGTGATGGCAACACTGCAGGG GCtaatcaaacaaaaatgaaaagaagccGAGAGGAAACATCAACCACTG ATGGAGAAGGGAAAACTGAGACACAAGATGGCCCAATTTCCAAAGAGACTGCATCTTCGAAAATAGTTGTGCCTGCTACCCCAGCTAGTATTGCAGGAAAGTTTGTAGGTCCTGTAATTTCTTCAGGTATGACCACAGCATTGGAGCTTAGGAACTCTTTGACTGTTCATTCTAAGGAAAATCTCACGAGTGCCCCACAACCTTGTGCAGCTGTGCCTCCTGAAGCTTGGATACAG AATGAGCGTGAGTTGAAACGGGAGAGGAGGAAACAATCTAACCGTGAATCTGCTAGAAGGTCCAGGCTGAGGAAGCAG GCCGAGACTGAAGAATTGGCCCGAAAAGTTGAGATGTTAACTGCTGAAAATGTGTCACTGAAGTCAGAAATAACTAAATTGACTGAAGGTTCTGAGCAGATGAGGATGGAAAATTCTGCATTGAGG GAAAAACTGATAAATACTCAACTGGGACAAAGGGAAGAGATAATTTTGGAAAGCATTGACAGCAAGAGGTCTACACCAGTAAGTACTGAGAACCTGCTATCAAGAGTTAATAATTCCAGTTCTAACGATAGAAGTGCAGACAATGAGAGTGATTTCTGTGAGAACAAACCAAATTCTGGTGCAAAGCTGCATCAACTACTGGATACAAATCCTAGAGCTGATGCTGTTGCTGCTGGGTGA
- the LOC106773167 gene encoding common plant regulatory factor 1-like isoform X2: MGNSEEGKSVKTGSPSSPATTDQANQTYQPNIHVYPDWAAMQYYGPRVNVPPYFNSTVASGHAPHPFMWGPPQPMMPPYGPPYAAFYPPGGVYTHPAVAIGPHSHGQGVPSPPAAGTPSSVDSPTKLSGNTDQGLMKKLKGFDGLAMSIGNCNAESAELGAENRLSQSVDTEGSSDGSDGNTAGANQTKMKRSREETSTTDGEGKTETQDGPISKETASSKIVVPATPASIAGKFVGPVISSGMTTALELRNSLTVHSKENLTSAPQPCAAVPPEAWIQNERELKRERRKQSNRESARRSRLRKQAETEELARKVEMLTAENVSLKSEITKLTEGSEQMRMENSALREKLINTQLGQREEIILESIDSKRSTPVSTENLLSRVNNSSSNDRSADNESDFCENKPNSGAKLHQLLDTNPRADAVAAG; the protein is encoded by the exons ATGGGAAACAGTGAGGAAGGGAAATCTGTTAAAACTGGAAGTCCTTCTTCACCAGCAACAACT GATCAGGCCAATCAGACATATCAGCCTAACATTCATGTCTATCCTGATTGGGCTGCCATGCAG TATTATGGGCCAAGAGTCAACGTTCCTCCATACTTCAACTCAACTGTGGCTTCTGGTCATGCTCCACACCCATTCATGTGGGGTCCGCCACAG CCTATGATGCCACCTTATGGGCCACCATATGCAGCATTTTATCCTCCTGGTGGAGTTTATACTCACCCTGCAGTTGCTATT GGGCCACATTCACACGGCCAGGGAGTTCCATCTCCACCTGct GCTGGGACTCCTTCAAGTGTGGATTCACCGACAAAATTATCTGGAAATACTGATCAGGGGTtaatgaagaaattgaaaggaTTTGATGGGCTTGCAATGTCAATAGGCAATTGCAATGCAGAGAGTGCTGAGCTTGGAGCTGAAAACAGGCTGTCACAGAG TGTGGATACTGAGGGTTCTAGCGATGGAAGTGATGGCAACACTGCAGGG GCtaatcaaacaaaaatgaaaagaagccGAGAGGAAACATCAACCACTG ATGGAGAAGGGAAAACTGAGACACAAGATGGCCCAATTTCCAAAGAGACTGCATCTTCGAAAATAGTTGTGCCTGCTACCCCAGCTAGTATTGCAGGAAAGTTTGTAGGTCCTGTAATTTCTTCAGGTATGACCACAGCATTGGAGCTTAGGAACTCTTTGACTGTTCATTCTAAGGAAAATCTCACGAGTGCCCCACAACCTTGTGCAGCTGTGCCTCCTGAAGCTTGGATACAG AATGAGCGTGAGTTGAAACGGGAGAGGAGGAAACAATCTAACCGTGAATCTGCTAGAAGGTCCAGGCTGAGGAAGCAG GCCGAGACTGAAGAATTGGCCCGAAAAGTTGAGATGTTAACTGCTGAAAATGTGTCACTGAAGTCAGAAATAACTAAATTGACTGAAGGTTCTGAGCAGATGAGGATGGAAAATTCTGCATTGAGG GAAAAACTGATAAATACTCAACTGGGACAAAGGGAAGAGATAATTTTGGAAAGCATTGACAGCAAGAGGTCTACACCAGTAAGTACTGAGAACCTGCTATCAAGAGTTAATAATTCCAGTTCTAACGATAGAAGTGCAGACAATGAGAGTGATTTCTGTGAGAACAAACCAAATTCTGGTGCAAAGCTGCATCAACTACTGGATACAAATCCTAGAGCTGATGCTGTTGCTGCTGGGTGA
- the LOC106773167 gene encoding common plant regulatory factor 1-like isoform X5 — MGNSEEGKSVKTGSPSSPATTDQANQTYQPNIHVYPDWAAMQYYGPRVNVPPYFNSTVASGHAPHPFMWGPPQPMMPPYGPPYAAFYPPGGVYTHPAVAIGPHSHGQGVPSPPAAGTPSSVDSPTKLSGNTDQGLMKKLKGFDGLAMSIGNCNAESAELGAENRLSQSVDTEGSSDGSDGNTAGANQTKMKRSREETSTTADGEGKTETQDGPISKETASSKIVVPATPASIAGKFVGPVISSAVPPEAWIQNERELKRERRKQSNRESARRSRLRKQAETEELARKVEMLTAENVSLKSEITKLTEGSEQMRMENSALREKLINTQLGQREEIILESIDSKRSTPVSTENLLSRVNNSSSNDRSADNESDFCENKPNSGAKLHQLLDTNPRADAVAAG; from the exons ATGGGAAACAGTGAGGAAGGGAAATCTGTTAAAACTGGAAGTCCTTCTTCACCAGCAACAACT GATCAGGCCAATCAGACATATCAGCCTAACATTCATGTCTATCCTGATTGGGCTGCCATGCAG TATTATGGGCCAAGAGTCAACGTTCCTCCATACTTCAACTCAACTGTGGCTTCTGGTCATGCTCCACACCCATTCATGTGGGGTCCGCCACAG CCTATGATGCCACCTTATGGGCCACCATATGCAGCATTTTATCCTCCTGGTGGAGTTTATACTCACCCTGCAGTTGCTATT GGGCCACATTCACACGGCCAGGGAGTTCCATCTCCACCTGct GCTGGGACTCCTTCAAGTGTGGATTCACCGACAAAATTATCTGGAAATACTGATCAGGGGTtaatgaagaaattgaaaggaTTTGATGGGCTTGCAATGTCAATAGGCAATTGCAATGCAGAGAGTGCTGAGCTTGGAGCTGAAAACAGGCTGTCACAGAG TGTGGATACTGAGGGTTCTAGCGATGGAAGTGATGGCAACACTGCAGGG GCtaatcaaacaaaaatgaaaagaagccGAGAGGAAACATCAACCACTG CAGATGGAGAAGGGAAAACTGAGACACAAGATGGCCCAATTTCCAAAGAGACTGCATCTTCGAAAATAGTTGTGCCTGCTACCCCAGCTAGTATTGCAGGAAAGTTTGTAGGTCCTGTAATTTCTTCAG CTGTGCCTCCTGAAGCTTGGATACAG AATGAGCGTGAGTTGAAACGGGAGAGGAGGAAACAATCTAACCGTGAATCTGCTAGAAGGTCCAGGCTGAGGAAGCAG GCCGAGACTGAAGAATTGGCCCGAAAAGTTGAGATGTTAACTGCTGAAAATGTGTCACTGAAGTCAGAAATAACTAAATTGACTGAAGGTTCTGAGCAGATGAGGATGGAAAATTCTGCATTGAGG GAAAAACTGATAAATACTCAACTGGGACAAAGGGAAGAGATAATTTTGGAAAGCATTGACAGCAAGAGGTCTACACCAGTAAGTACTGAGAACCTGCTATCAAGAGTTAATAATTCCAGTTCTAACGATAGAAGTGCAGACAATGAGAGTGATTTCTGTGAGAACAAACCAAATTCTGGTGCAAAGCTGCATCAACTACTGGATACAAATCCTAGAGCTGATGCTGTTGCTGCTGGGTGA